Proteins from a genomic interval of Oncorhynchus clarkii lewisi isolate Uvic-CL-2024 chromosome 13, UVic_Ocla_1.0, whole genome shotgun sequence:
- the LOC139424493 gene encoding mpv17-like protein gives MRKAFIKHVKRFPWLTNVTLYGCLFAGGDFVHQLFSRNEKMDWRHTRNVAVVAFSFHGNFNFFWMRFLERRFPGNSVRMVVRKLFLDQTTAAPLATSVFYTGVSFLEGKEDIFQDWREKFLNTYKTGLMFWPFMQFLNFSMVPLYMRTTFTGCCAFVWATFLCFSRQSGDGTANAALTWMFTPKQDTTTEPEAEKLGPKVDQTGPKVDQTGPKVDQTGPKLDTEGPKPENPSPKEETQTPTVKQDDQARTKEVEASLNKGAQTDTTPSQERGPQTSTDSK, from the exons ATGAGAAAGGCATTCATAAAACACGTCAAAAGGTTTCCGTGGCTAACCAACGTAACCCTCTACGGTTGCCTGTTTGCCGGCGGGGATTTCGTTCACCAGTTGTTCTCGCGCAATGAAAAAATGGACTGGAGGCACACACGCAATGTGGCAGTGGTCGCTTTCAGTTTCCATGGCAACTTTAACTTCTTCTGGATGCGGTTTTTGGAGCGCAGATTTCCCGGGAATTCGGTCAGGATGGTTGTGCGTAAACTTTTCTTGGACCAGACCACAGCCGCCCCTCTGGCCACTAGTGTATTCTACACAG GGGTGAGTTTCTTGGAGGGCAAAGAGGACATTTTCCAGGACTGGAGGGAGAAGTTCCTGAATACATATAAG ACTGGACTCATGTTCTGGCCATTCATGCAG tTCCTGAACTTTTCCATGGTGCCTCTGTACATGCGGACCACCTTCACAGGGTGCTGTGCCTTCGTCTGGGCCACCTTCCTGTGTTTCTCACGTCAGAGTGGGGACGGCACGGCTAACGCCGCCCTCACATGGATGTTTACTCCAAAACAGGACACGACGACAGAGCCTGAAGCGGAGAAACTCGGGCCCAAAGTGGACCAGACAGGGCCAAAAGTGGACCAGACAGGGCCAAAAGTGGACCAGACAGGGCCCAAACTAGACACAGAAGGACCCAAACCGGAGAACCCAAGCCCCAAAGAGGAGACACAAACACCCACTGTTAAGCAGGATGACCAAGCACGAACAAAGGAGGTGGAGGCTAGTTTGAACAAGGGCGCACAAACTGACACAACACCCAGCCAGGAGAGGGGACCACAGACAAGCACTGACTCAAAATGA